The Microcystis aeruginosa NIES-843 sequence TGCCTTTGCTAGTATAATTTTCGGATTGATTGCCGTGAGAATCGGGGCAGCTATTGCCCAAGTTTTTCTAGGTTAAGTAGGTAGGCGTTAAAAACTATCAGATGCCCCCCTTATCAAGGGGGGATTAAGGGGGGATCGAACCTAAAATCCATTTTTAATTTAATTATAACCAGCTACTTAATTCTCCAATTTATTGACTATTGAAGGGCAGGAGAGACAGCATGAACTTCTTCAGGGGACGTTATAGTTTATCCGTGGCGATTGGGGCTATTTTTGGGGCTTTGAGTCGTTTTTATATTGCGAAATTAGTTGAAAGTATTTTCGGTCAAGAATGGCAATTTTTGGGGACATTTTTTGTCAATATTTCTGGCTGTTTAATTATTGCTTATATCTTTACTATAGTTAGGGAAAATATTCGCATAATTGCCCCAGAATTAGGATTGATGATTGCCACGGGTTTTTGTGGTTCCTATACAACTTTTTCCACCTATAGTTTGGAGGTTAACAAGTTTTTAGAGCAGGGAAACATGACTTTCGGTTTAATTTACTGGTTGGGCAGTGTTCTTGGGGGGATGATGGCGCTTAAAATTGGAGTTATTTTAGCAAGAACGGGTTTTCCTAGATGAATTATTCAATAGATTTTGCGTCTGATCCCCCCTGCCCCCTTAATAAGGTGGGTGCCGATAGGCGGGGGGATCCCCCCTTAATCCCCCCTTGATAAGGGGGGCATCTGACAACTTTTAACACCTAACTACTTAAGCATCTCAGCACAATTGAGACTATCTTTTTCCTTTCCTACTCAGTCTTAATAGGTAATGTCTCCATGGGTTTGAAACCAATCGATGGCATCGGCTAAAGCTTGTCTAATCGGCGATTGCGGTAAGCCCAGTTTCTTGCACTGCCTTCGAGGAATCTTAGTATATGGACTGTTTTGACATTTTCAGGCCATCAAGGGGTATAGAGGGCGATTTTCCCGAGATTATCGCCCCGATCAAACCCGTTCCACCCGTCACAAAAGCACCCATTATTCAAACTTTCCCCTGTTTTCGCTTCCTATCAGTAACTGAAATTTAATCACCTTAACTTTATTATTACTATACCTTAATCTTAGTCAATATTTAAGCTTTTCTTGATACAATTTGGGGTCGGGTTATTTTAGACTAAGAGCAGTAAATCTTCAGTAAAAATGCTCCTATGAATCCATCTCCAGAGTCAACTTTTGTTTGTCCGATTATCATCGAAGACGACAGAACAGGATTAGACACAGAAACTATCCGACGGGCTTTAAGGGATAATTTACTCTATATTCAAGGTAAATTACCGGAATTAGCCAGCAAAAACGATCTTTATATGGCCCTAGCCTATACAATCCGCGATCGTTTATTGCAGCGTTGGTTAACCACCCAACAAACCTATCTAAAAAAAGATGTCAGAACCGTTTGTTATCTCTCGGCCGAATTTTTAGTCGGTCCCCATTTGGCTAATAATTTAGGCTCTTCGGTAATTGTTATGCAATGGACGGGGGTTATAAGGGATGGAACCCTTATATAGAAAGGCGTTTAGCGATTTTTGTCAATTGTTTTTGATCTAAAGCGAACTCATCAATTAAGTCTTTTGCCAGATAAGGATTTAGTCAATTTATGCCCCCCTATCGAACCATACCAAGTAACGAAGAGCCATAATTTAATTAATCTCGGTATCTACGAACAGGTCGAGAAAGCTGTCAGCGAATCGGGATTAAAACTAGAAGAATTAATTGCCCAGGAAGAAGAACCGGGGTTAGGAAATGGTGGTTTAGGTCGTTTAGCTGCCTGTTATCTCGATTCCCTTTCTACCCTAGAAATTCCGGCTATTGGTTACGGTATTCGCTACGAATTTGGTATCTTTGATCAAGAAATTCACGACGGTTGGCAGGTGGAAATAACCGATAAGTGGTTACAGTATGGAAATCCCTGGGAAATTGCCCGACCGGAAGCGGGAGTAGAGGTAAAATTTGGCGGTTATACCGAATCCTATACCGACGAAAATGGTAATTATCGCAGTCGTTGGATTCCCGATTATGTAGTCAAAGGAATTCCCTACGATACCCCAATTCTCGGCTATCGAGTTAACACCGCTAATACCATGCGTCTATGGAAGTCAGAAGCTTGTGAATCTTTTGATTTTGGACGCTTTAATCGCGGCGATTATTATGGTGCGGTGGATAATAAAGTTCACTCGGAAAATATCAGTAAAGTTCTCTATCCTAACGATGAACCAATTCAAGGCAAAGAACTGCGTTTAGAACAGCAATATTTCTTTGTTTCCTGTTCCCTACAGGATCTGATTCGTATTCACTTACATGAGAACCCCAGTCTCGATAATTTTCATCAAAAATGGTCAGTACAATTGAATGATACTCACCCTTCCGTCGGGGTAGCCGAGTTAATGCGCTTGTTAATTGACGTGCATCATTTCGATTGGGATAAAGCTTGGTTTATTACTCAAAATACCTTCGCCTATACTAATCATACTCTTTTGCCAGAAGCTTTAGAAAAATGGCCTTTGAGTATTTTTGGTCGTCTTTTACCGCGATTAATGGAAATTATCTACGAAATTAACCATCGTTTCTTGGATAAAATTCGCATTATTTATCCCCATGATGACGGCAAAATGTCCCGTTTGTCTATAATCGATGAAAGTGGCGAAAAATACGTCCGTATGGCTCACCTCGCCTGTGTGGGTTCCCAGGCAATTAACGGGGTGGCAGCCCTGCATACAGAATTACTGAAAAAAGATGTTCTGCGCGATTTCTATTGGGACTTAAACAAATTTCAAGCCCAAACAAAGCCTAAACTGGCTTTGTAAGCGGCAAACACATCCCGATTCTCGGTCAGCCACTCAAAGAAACGGAAAGACATCGCTGTCCGAAAAGCTTCCAAGGCTTCCACAAAAGTGTTTAAAGGTCGATTCGCCCACTGCCTTTGCAATCCCCCAGTTAACTTATGCCACAGGATAAATGTATAGGCACAAAACACCAGGATAAAATGACGAAGTAAGCTTCGTTTATCCCTGACTTGATATTCCCTTAACCCTAACCATCCTTTGGCTTCTCGGTAGAATACTTCCACCCAATTTCTTTCGGTGTAAGTCCTCACTATCCACGAAGCTGTTACTGTATCTGCCTCAACTACATTGGTGATGAAATAGTCCACCTCTGTGGCTTTTTCCATTGAACTTGCATTCATGACGATCGCCAAGTTCCTTTCTCCTTCTAGTTGAGATATTTTCGCTCTGAATACCGCTACCCAAACCGTTTTTTCTTTATCTAGATTTAGGGTGATTTTCTCCCAATCCTTTTCTGATAGGCTTTTTGCTAGTTGCTCAAGCTGGATTGTTTCTTCCACACCCCCTTCTTTTTCAATAATTACTTTTCGATTTTTTGCCAATCCTCCTAAGTATTTTAGCTTTCTTTCTTCCAGGGCTTTGAGAAAATTTGTGTTGTTGCCATAACCAGCATCTATTAAGACGATTTTCGGTCGATAGCCTCTGGTTAAGCTCCGGTCAATTAAATCTATCGCTATCTCTGGTTTCTTCTTAAATTCTTTGTCTTCTTTCCCCTCGGCTAAGGAACTAGCCGGTTGATAAATTTCAATGTCTAGGGGGACACTTTTTTTGCCGTCGTAGAGATGGGTAGTGACGGCGACTATTCCGTTGTCTGTCTTGCCAATTTCTCCTAGGTACTGCCTGCCAACTCCGGCGGTCAGATTGCCACTTTTTCGATGTCCTGAGTCATCGACAATCAGGGAAAATCCTCGGGGGATTTGCGTCTGGCGGCATTGGTTCATCACTTGCAACCGACATTCATTCACCTGACGGTCTGACCAGGGAGATTCGGTCAAAAAGTGATGTAATCGGTTATAAACTACTCCGACGGCATTATTGGCAATTTGAGTGAGGTTTTTCCTCTCACTTTCCCCTAATAATCCTCCTAAATATTGTCTGAAGCCGTTTTTTTGCGCTTCGTTTTTGAAGCAATTGTCAAACCGCCGACACCATCGGTCAAAGCATGGGGGCATCGCGGCTGGGGTTGTCTCTTTCATCGCTGATCTTTCAACGTAAAGTGCTTACTCTTTAACGATTATACTCGATTTGATCTTTATTTGGCGTTTAAGTCCCACTATGAACTCTTTCCCGAAAAGTTTAGCAACAAAACCAATGGGGTTACTCCCCGGCGCTGGATAGTTTCTAGTAATCCCCGCTTAACTTTTGCAATTACCGAAAAAATCGGCGAAAATTGGATTAAACATCTGGAGGATTTACGCGGTTTAGAAAACTATGTGGATGATGGAGTATTTCGGGACTATTGGCGACGAATTAAATACGATATTAAGGCAGATTTAGCCAATTATATCGATAAAAAAGTCGGCATTAAAGTTGATCCTAGTACCCTCTTTGATGTGCAGGTAAAACGCATTCATGAATATAAACGACAACACCTCAACGTTTTACACATCGTTACTCTCTATCATCGTCTCAAAAATAACCCCAATCTCGATATTACCCCCCGTACCTTTATTTTTGGTGGTAAGGCAGCCCCGGGTTATTTTATGGCGAAATTAATCATTAAATTGATTAATTCTGTGGCGGAAGTGATTGATAATGATCCGACGATTGGAGGACGTTTAAAAGTGGTTTTCCTCCCCGATTATAATGTCACCTTCGGTCAACGGGTTTATCCAGCTGCCGACTTGTCCGAACAAATTTCCACCGCCGGGAAAGAAGCTTCGGGAACTGGTAATATGAAATTCTCTATGAATGGGGCCTTAACTATCGGTACTCTCGATGGGGCAAATATCGAAATTCGTGAAGAGGTGGGGGCGGAAAATTTCTTTCTTTTTGGCTTGACAACCGAGGAGGTTTATGCTAAGAAAGCCGCCGGTTATAATCCCCAAGAATACTATTACCATAACGAAGAATTGCGGGCAGTATTAGACCTCATTGGTTCGGGATTTTTTAGCCGGGGTGATAGTAGTTTATTCCGCCCGCTTGTGGATAATCTTATCTACAATGATCCCTATATGTTACTGGCCGATTATCAATCCTATATCGACTGTCAGGAAGGAGTCGGTCACGCTTATAAAGATCAAGAACATTGGAGTCGTTTAGCGATTCTTAATGTGGCCCGCATGGGAAAATTCTCTAGCGATCGCTCGATTCGGGAATACTGCGAGAAAATCTGGCGGGTACAACCGGTAAAGATTGAATTACCCGATTATACTCAAGCTAATGCCGGTTTATCGGTAAATTAGAACCAATCTAGGCAGTAGGATCCTGTTCATTTATCCTACTGCCCACAGGTTAACTGGCCCTGGGCGACTCTAACCTAAATTTCTACGGGATTGACGGGGCTCGAACCCGCAACTTCCGCCGTGACAGGGCGGTGCTCTAACCAATTGAACTACAATCCCATTTTTGCCACATTTCTGATTGTAACTTCATCATTAGGGTTATGTCAAGCACCTCTGGGAAAATTTTTTTGAGGGAGTGGGGAAGTGGGGAGAAACAATTGATAACTGGGTTTTTAAAGTTGGATTGGTATCAATACTGAATTAAAGCCAAAAAATCCCCAATTAGGGACCGGACCCTCTTTACAATGGGATTGTAATTAAGCTTGTTGGGAGCCTGAGCTATGACTAACCCGAATTCGATCGAACAGCTATCGCAGGAATTACTCGATCTAGACCAAGTAGATGCCGATACTGGGGCAGATTTGCGGCAAAAAGCCCAAGAAATCCTCGCTGAAACCACTATTGACCTGCCGATTCGAGAAGCGATCGCCGATAGTCTCAGTCAAGGCAATCAACTACTTACCCTCAAAACCGTCGGCAGGGAAGAAAGTTACTAGCACATTTGGGGTCAAAAGTCAAGATGAAAGAAAAAAATTTTTTTGTCTGGCTGGGGCGATTTTTGGCCTCTTTTGGGCTGTTATCGGGGATAAGTGGCTGTAATTCTCCTCTTTTGATTACTCCTCAAGTTCCCGCCGGTGGTTTAAATAGTTTTGCTCCCGATCAATTCCCCAGTTATAGTGCTGATGGTCGCTATTTAGCCTTCGCTTCCGATCGCTCCGGTCGTCGTAGTATATATTTATTCGATCTGCAAGAAAAGCGCTTAGTTAATCTTCCTAACCTAAATCGTGGCGATTCTAGCCAAGATCAGCCATCTCTGAATGCTGACGGTCGTTTAATTGCTTATATCTCCAGCGAACGCGGCAAGAGTGATGTCATGGTTTATGATCGTTCCCAGTCCCGTGCAACCCTATTAACCGCTAACCTGCGGGGAAGCGTCCGTAATCCCACCATTAGCGGTGATGGTCGCCAAATTGCCTTTGAAACCAACCAAGACGGTCAATGGAATATTGCGATCGTTAACGGCCAATTTTAAACTTGTTCTACTCGGTCTTAATCGTTAAAACTTGCGGAGGAGTTGCATCGGGTGGATATAAAAAATTTACCTGTACTATATGCCAATCCCCGGGAGGAATAGTCAGAGTCACTAAAGGTTGCCCCTCTTGTCCGCGTCTTTGGACGAGATGGAAAAATCTGCTTTGTGCCTGTCCCTGGTCATCGCTATAATTGACGGCTACTGTTCCCCGAAAAAACACTTGTGGGGCAGCCGGATCGAGAAAACGCAAACCCTGCCCAATAATATCCTCTTTAATCGGTGTTTCTAGCGCAATAGTCACCGTTTTTGCCTCATTACTT is a genomic window containing:
- the crcB gene encoding fluoride efflux transporter CrcB, with protein sequence MNFFRGRYSLSVAIGAIFGALSRFYIAKLVESIFGQEWQFLGTFFVNISGCLIIAYIFTIVRENIRIIAPELGLMIATGFCGSYTTFSTYSLEVNKFLEQGNMTFGLIYWLGSVLGGMMALKIGVILARTGFPR
- a CDS encoding IS701-like element ISMae34 family transposase, producing the protein MKETTPAAMPPCFDRWCRRFDNCFKNEAQKNGFRQYLGGLLGESERKNLTQIANNAVGVVYNRLHHFLTESPWSDRQVNECRLQVMNQCRQTQIPRGFSLIVDDSGHRKSGNLTAGVGRQYLGEIGKTDNGIVAVTTHLYDGKKSVPLDIEIYQPASSLAEGKEDKEFKKKPEIAIDLIDRSLTRGYRPKIVLIDAGYGNNTNFLKALEERKLKYLGGLAKNRKVIIEKEGGVEETIQLEQLAKSLSEKDWEKITLNLDKEKTVWVAVFRAKISQLEGERNLAIVMNASSMEKATEVDYFITNVVEADTVTASWIVRTYTERNWVEVFYREAKGWLGLREYQVRDKRSLLRHFILVFCAYTFILWHKLTGGLQRQWANRPLNTFVEALEAFRTAMSFRFFEWLTENRDVFAAYKASLGFVWA
- a CDS encoding TolB family protein, which gives rise to MKEKNFFVWLGRFLASFGLLSGISGCNSPLLITPQVPAGGLNSFAPDQFPSYSADGRYLAFASDRSGRRSIYLFDLQEKRLVNLPNLNRGDSSQDQPSLNADGRLIAYISSERGKSDVMVYDRSQSRATLLTANLRGSVRNPTISGDGRQIAFETNQDGQWNIAIVNGQF